CATTTTACGAAAACCCAATCCTGGGGGTTGGTGTAGGGAAATCCATAGAAATCCGGGAAGCTGAAACAGGAATAAATGCCGCCTCACACAATGAAATTACGAGATTATTGGCTGAACACGGATCACTGGGGATTTTGATGTTACTGATACTCTTTGTCACACCTATAATTCTTCATCTGGACAATCGGGCGAATTTTTTCATGTTCCCTATTCTTTTTTTCTGGCTCCTTACCATAAACCATGCGGCGATGCGGATAGCCGCCCCTGCCTTTGTATATTCACTCTCATTGCTCAAGGTCGAAATGGGTTATTCTCCACGGAAAAAACCAAGAGCAGTTAAACACTTAAGATAGCAGTCGTTCATAACGTGTTAGTAAAAGCCGCTAAGTTTAAACGTAAGCTTAAATCTTATTCGTCCGAAAAGGTTAAATTGCGGCATATTCGTTTTTAATTTTCCAACAAATGCGATCCGGTAAAGAAATACACTTTGAAATTTCGGAAAGAAAAATTCTTCTTCGCCTTTTTGATGTGCTGTCCATCGTTTTTTCGCTGTATGTGGTGGATTATTTATTCAATTTCAAATACTTTGATTTCTCGGCACAGAATTTCTACTGGATTGTAGTACTCGGGATATATATCAATGTGTTCGGGACAGTTTTCGAAATGTACAACCTCCAGGTCGCCAGTAACCAGCTCCAGGTATTGCGCAGCATTGTACTCACTTCCTGCATTACGTCATTATTTTATCTGCTGACACCCGTTTTCACGCCTTTCCTGCCATTGAACAGGTTGCAGATCTTATATTTTTTCCTCGCCATTTTCTGCGGATTGCTTTTTTGGAGGATATTTTACCAGGCTTTTCTGGCCTCCTACCGGTTTGAGAAAAAAGTGCTGCTGATATGCGACCGTGAACAGGTCGAGGAATTGGTCACAGGCCTCGAAAATATCGACCCACATTACCGCATCATCGCTTACCTGAATTCGGATTCCCATGAAAATGATACTTTCAGGTATGACTATGTGACCAACCTTAGGATTGAGGAGCTTGACGATTTCGTGAAAGCAAATTCCGTTTCAGAAATCGTAATCGCTTCCCAGAAAACTGACGGCATGACCGTGCCACTCTACAATAAGCTGCTGTACATGCTCGAAAGCGGATTTACCATCAGGGAATATACACAGGTATATGAAACCATTACGCAGCGCATTCCGATTCAGCATTTCGATAAGGATTTCTACCGCTATTTTCCTTTCAGCCGCAACAACCAAAATAAACTGTATCTTTTAGTCGTCCGGGCTCTGGAAATCACTCTGGCACTCGTCGGCATCTGTATCGGTGTGCTGTTATTGCCATTCATCTGGATCGGTAATTTCATTGGAAACAAAGGGAAATTGTTTTACCTCCAGACCAGGGTTGGTAAAAACGGCCTCCCGTTCGTGATTTATAAATTACGTACGATGGTAAAAAATGCTGAGCAGGACGGCGCTGTATTTGCAACCAATAACGACCATCGCGTGACGCCTTTCGGGAAGTTCTTAAGGAAAGCGCGCATTGATGAGATTCCGCAATTTATCAATATCCTAAAAGGCGATATGGGTTTTATAGGGCCGCGTCCCGAACGCCCTGTATTTGTGCAGGAATTGGCCGAAGTGATGCCCTTTTATGAAACACGCCACGTCATTAAGCCAGGTTTGACGGGCTGGGCACAGGTCAATTATGCGTATGGGGAAACCATGGCGGACAGCCTTATCAAACTGCAATATGATTTGTATTACATCAAGCACAGGAGTGTTTTCCTGGATCTTAATATCCTGATCAAGACCTTCAGTACGGTGTTATTTTACCGCGGGCAGTAATTTCATCTGCTGCTTAAGCAATCTTAAAAGCAATACCGCATTGGCCAGGATCATTGGAAGGAACATCCACAATTGTACTTTATTCAAAAGGAACATAAGATACACCGCCAGCATCGCAAGGCATACATAAATCGATTGTATGGCCCGTTTTGTTTTTTGCCTCATTACCAAAGCAACCGTAAACAGCAATAGCGGGTTGAAAAGGAAAATGTTGTAATTCCACGTCAATTCATGATGAAGTGAATATATTCCAGCCGAAATCAGGAAAAGCCCAAGCAACGCCTGGAACGTTAAAAACGTCAGCGTAATGATTTTCCGGTTTACCAAAACGATCAGCAGCAGCAAGCCAATCAGGCTCCAGATGCTGTTCCAGAATGAAAAACCGTTTGCTTCAAGGGATGGTTTATTGATTGTTTTTACGCCATGGGTCAAAGGCTGGGAACCGTTTTTGGTTTTGCTGATGCTTTCCAGTAATTGCAGCGGCAGGAACACCTTATAGAAATCTGCATCAGTCCTTGCACCAAACATAATATTGATCCCAAGGTTTTCGTAAAACTGATTTTGCACATAACCATAAATAATCCGGCGGTTGCTTTCTTTAGAACCTTTTACGTCCAATGATAATTTTCCGTCAATATTGGCATTGATGCGGTCAGCGACTTTCGTGGTGCAATTCCGGTCGATAAATTTATACGTATAATATTTATCAGCAGACGATAACGACGCTACAAGCTCATTGAATATTTTCTGTTTCTGCGGCTGCGTAAGGTTCAATTCCTGCTCATACACCCCGCGGTTTTCATAAATATATTGCTGGCAGAAATCGGCAAACGTACTGGTCACGATAAAATACTGCAGGTCGCCTTTGGTGAATTTTAAATAGAAATTCGGCGTACTGAAATCGAACGCACCATAATTAAAAACCACATCAATATTGTTCACGGGATCGTCAACCCGAATGGCGGTATGCCCGAAAAGCGAATACAATTCATTGCCCGTGTCACAAGTCAATACACTGATTTTGGCATTTGCTGACAAAGACCCTGATTGTGGAAAAACGGCGGCCGGAAGTAAAATCAGCAATAAGAAATAAAGAATGGTATTGTTCCGAAGCATTTGTTTTGCTGTTTAATTACCTGCTGAAGATCGATAAATCCACTTTTAATGAAAACACATTCGAATATAAAGCGGCGCTCTGGTCGCCTAAATCCGTCAATGCATAATCCACCTGGATGCCACGGTATTTGAAGCCAAGCCCAATATTTGGCTGGAAACCGACTTTCTTAGAACCGTCAATCTGTTCGATATTCTGGAAATTCCCGACACCTGCGCGGAGGAAAACCAGATCATTATAACCATATTCAAAACCCAGCGCCGGATCAATGCTCAATCCCTGCGTGGAAATTATATCGTTGGTCTGCTCAAAACGCATGTTCAGGTTCCCCGAAGCCAGTAAGCTGGTGTCGTTATGGAATTCAAACTTTTTAGACATTCCCAGTTGTGCTTTTGGCAGCGTGATTTCGGAATTTTCAGGCAATTCCTGGTTTTGTCCGGGAATGGCGCCAGAGATTTTAGCGAATTCATCTTCATCAATCGCCCAGACATTATAAGTAGTGGTAATGTCGCGCACCATCAACCCGAATTTCCAGTCGTTCCTTTCAAATTGCAATCCGACATCAAAACCAAATCCCCACGAACTTGCAAATTTCCCGATGACACGGCGGATCACTTTCGCATTCACGCCATATTGAAATCCCGGAACCTTCAATTTTCGTGCGTAAGAAAGCGTCAATCCATAATCAGCCGCCGAGAACAGGCTGATGCGGTTGTAATCGATGTTGCCTTCGGCATCAATCAATTGCGTCGTATTCAGGATATCATCCACCCCGAAACGGATCAGCGAAATGCCCCAGGCACTGCGGTCGTCGATATTTTTTGCGTAAGCGGCATAATCATATTGGGCAATATTGGCAAAATAACTGGCATGCATCAGTGCAGCCTGCTGGCCTTCTACCGAAATCAGCCCAGCCGGGTTCCAATACCCGGAATTCACATCGCCGGT
This genomic stretch from Flavobacterium pallidum harbors:
- a CDS encoding sugar transferase is translated as MRSGKEIHFEISERKILLRLFDVLSIVFSLYVVDYLFNFKYFDFSAQNFYWIVVLGIYINVFGTVFEMYNLQVASNQLQVLRSIVLTSCITSLFYLLTPVFTPFLPLNRLQILYFFLAIFCGLLFWRIFYQAFLASYRFEKKVLLICDREQVEELVTGLENIDPHYRIIAYLNSDSHENDTFRYDYVTNLRIEELDDFVKANSVSEIVIASQKTDGMTVPLYNKLLYMLESGFTIREYTQVYETITQRIPIQHFDKDFYRYFPFSRNNQNKLYLLVVRALEITLALVGICIGVLLLPFIWIGNFIGNKGKLFYLQTRVGKNGLPFVIYKLRTMVKNAEQDGAVFATNNDHRVTPFGKFLRKARIDEIPQFINILKGDMGFIGPRPERPVFVQELAEVMPFYETRHVIKPGLTGWAQVNYAYGETMADSLIKLQYDLYYIKHRSVFLDLNILIKTFSTVLFYRGQ
- a CDS encoding putative type IX sorting system protein PorV2, with protein sequence MKKFLISFLLLTFSFTNAQAVRKYSNEFMNIGVDAAALGMSNAVVASTGDVNSGYWNPAGLISVEGQQAALMHASYFANIAQYDYAAYAKNIDDRSAWGISLIRFGVDDILNTTQLIDAEGNIDYNRISLFSAADYGLTLSYARKLKVPGFQYGVNAKVIRRVIGKFASSWGFGFDVGLQFERNDWKFGLMVRDITTTYNVWAIDEDEFAKISGAIPGQNQELPENSEITLPKAQLGMSKKFEFHNDTSLLASGNLNMRFEQTNDIISTQGLSIDPALGFEYGYNDLVFLRAGVGNFQNIEQIDGSKKVGFQPNIGLGFKYRGIQVDYALTDLGDQSAALYSNVFSLKVDLSIFSR
- a CDS encoding Lnb N-terminal periplasmic domain-containing protein — encoded protein: MLRNNTILYFLLLILLPAAVFPQSGSLSANAKISVLTCDTGNELYSLFGHTAIRVDDPVNNIDVVFNYGAFDFSTPNFYLKFTKGDLQYFIVTSTFADFCQQYIYENRGVYEQELNLTQPQKQKIFNELVASLSSADKYYTYKFIDRNCTTKVADRINANIDGKLSLDVKGSKESNRRIIYGYVQNQFYENLGINIMFGARTDADFYKVFLPLQLLESISKTKNGSQPLTHGVKTINKPSLEANGFSFWNSIWSLIGLLLLIVLVNRKIITLTFLTFQALLGLFLISAGIYSLHHELTWNYNIFLFNPLLLFTVALVMRQKTKRAIQSIYVCLAMLAVYLMFLLNKVQLWMFLPMILANAVLLLRLLKQQMKLLPAVK